Proteins co-encoded in one Deinococcus aerius genomic window:
- a CDS encoding dihydrofolate reductase family protein gives MSELVAELILSIDGFARGTRSPGYYGFNGPEFARWLADKSDQPHRNLLGRHTYELLAGLPDEARDDDYVKMTKTAGWVVSSRLDHVDWPTLDIVRGDLEDRVREWKGDGGPEVRIVGSLSLIRQLTAAGLVDRLRLILCPLVVPTTGVEPAFEGYPDLQFELLETQVLDRRVVLLDYRPAGPPPHS, from the coding sequence ATGAGCGAACTGGTGGCAGAACTGATCCTCAGCATCGACGGATTCGCGCGAGGAACCCGCTCGCCAGGCTATTACGGCTTCAATGGCCCTGAATTTGCGCGCTGGCTTGCGGACAAATCCGACCAGCCGCACCGCAACCTGCTCGGCCGCCACACCTACGAATTGCTGGCAGGCCTGCCGGATGAGGCGAGAGACGACGATTACGTCAAGATGACGAAGACAGCCGGCTGGGTCGTCTCCAGCCGTCTCGACCACGTTGACTGGCCCACGCTCGACATCGTGCGGGGCGATCTGGAGGACCGGGTACGGGAGTGGAAGGGGGATGGCGGCCCCGAGGTCCGTATCGTGGGCAGCTTGTCGTTGATCCGACAACTTACCGCCGCTGGCCTCGTTGATCGGCTGCGGCTCATCCTGTGCCCGCTTGTCGTGCCGACAACGGGTGTCGAACCGGCGTTCGAGGGCTATCCCGACCTGCAGTTCGAGCTGCTTGAGACCCAAGTGCTGGATCGGCGTGTGGTCCTGCTCGA